One Brevibacterium spongiae DNA segment encodes these proteins:
- a CDS encoding DUF1345 domain-containing protein, with protein sequence MITLSDDMRANIAGVPALIVSGILVLGFDFDPLGSGATVAAPLALPFEVFNLFLVFWPLFALTYLLWTHAGLRDLDETELIVHSRWAMANRRRWWSKWFGMGGAVSWATMAAYFAFLLNIFLVTSDTDGNVVISAGLGIVNVIASWAVLVYSFALDFMRLDLSGGGSAEGRQIEFDMEDPREFGDYLTFSALSSTMTAALPGRAVTRKAWRLVRANVIVAFAFNSVVVATLVSMILSYVM encoded by the coding sequence TCTCCGACGATATGCGTGCGAATATCGCGGGGGTTCCGGCGCTCATCGTCAGCGGCATCCTCGTGCTCGGATTCGACTTCGATCCGCTGGGTTCGGGCGCGACCGTGGCGGCACCGCTGGCCCTGCCTTTCGAGGTGTTCAATCTCTTCCTCGTCTTCTGGCCGCTCTTCGCGCTGACCTATCTGCTGTGGACCCACGCAGGGCTGAGAGACCTCGACGAGACCGAGCTCATCGTCCATTCCCGGTGGGCGATGGCGAACCGCCGCAGGTGGTGGTCGAAGTGGTTCGGCATGGGAGGTGCGGTCTCGTGGGCGACGATGGCCGCCTACTTCGCGTTCCTCCTCAACATCTTCCTCGTCACCTCTGACACGGACGGCAACGTCGTCATCTCAGCAGGCCTCGGCATTGTGAACGTCATCGCCTCGTGGGCGGTGCTGGTGTATTCGTTCGCGCTCGATTTCATGCGTCTCGACCTCAGCGGTGGTGGCAGCGCTGAGGGACGCCAGATCGAGTTCGACATGGAGGACCCGCGCGAGTTCGGCGACTACCTGACCTTTTCCGCGCTGTCTTCGACGATGACAGCCGCACTGCCCGGCCGCGCCGTGACGAGGAAGGCCTGGCGCCTGGTGCGCGCGAACGTCATCGTCGCGTTCGCCTTCAACTCCGTCGTCGTCGCGACCCTCGTGTCAATGATCCTCTCGTACGTGATGTGA
- a CDS encoding lipase family protein, whose translation MSTPNTAQTSTALPTTTSHSPRRRIQALSAAAIAGLALTLCTTTAPAQAADIVPQTESEAEQFLDDRAAEDPSTLDRDSVPEDISVEQAKKAVESSDELTTADVEYAAAQEDLPASGVPEDFYETPDSLPSEDGAVLKQADSEFYLDPVKLIKHDAKSTTFMYKTTDEQGTARAATATLLTPNGASGHAEDAVVISPGTQGIADKCAPSRQMGMGTEYEGISVASALAAKHPVVVVDYMGLGTEGTHHYVNRVEEGRSVLDAARAVQQVDGSEIDEETQLQLRGYSQGGHATTAALELQKEWAPELNVVSASAGAVPTDLYKTVSDLSSVYTAFALYGVAGFADQTGVDTSDFLNEEGQKVVEETSNQCTIEALLSTAFTDAKTLTKNGESFQEIVDANFTDVAEKQRLGKAEVPDIPLLVNHSRLDDVISFDQGKELASTWCRAGHKVAFEDNLGPTHIGGYVAALPRVETFTSRTFAGKAPLDSCWRL comes from the coding sequence CCAGGCCGCCGACATCGTCCCACAGACCGAATCCGAAGCCGAACAGTTCCTCGACGACCGTGCGGCTGAGGACCCGAGCACGCTCGACCGCGATTCCGTCCCCGAGGACATCAGCGTCGAACAGGCGAAGAAGGCTGTCGAGAGTTCCGATGAACTCACCACTGCCGACGTCGAATATGCCGCCGCACAGGAGGACCTTCCGGCCTCCGGAGTCCCCGAAGATTTCTATGAGACTCCGGACTCGCTTCCCAGTGAAGACGGTGCAGTGCTCAAGCAGGCCGACTCGGAGTTCTACCTCGATCCCGTGAAACTCATCAAGCATGACGCGAAATCGACGACGTTCATGTACAAAACCACCGACGAGCAAGGCACCGCCCGAGCCGCCACCGCCACTCTGCTCACCCCGAACGGCGCGAGCGGCCACGCCGAGGATGCCGTCGTCATCTCTCCGGGCACCCAGGGCATCGCCGACAAGTGCGCTCCCAGCCGGCAAATGGGCATGGGCACCGAATACGAAGGAATCTCCGTCGCCTCTGCCCTGGCCGCGAAGCATCCGGTTGTCGTCGTCGACTACATGGGCCTCGGCACTGAAGGCACCCATCACTACGTCAACCGCGTCGAAGAGGGACGCTCTGTCCTCGACGCGGCACGCGCAGTTCAGCAGGTCGACGGAAGCGAGATCGACGAGGAGACCCAGCTCCAACTGCGCGGATACTCGCAGGGCGGCCACGCCACGACGGCTGCTCTGGAGCTCCAGAAGGAATGGGCTCCCGAGCTCAACGTCGTCTCAGCTTCGGCCGGCGCCGTGCCGACCGATCTGTATAAGACCGTTTCCGACCTCTCGAGCGTCTATACGGCATTCGCGCTCTACGGCGTCGCCGGGTTCGCGGATCAGACCGGGGTCGATACGTCGGACTTCCTCAACGAGGAGGGACAGAAGGTAGTCGAAGAAACCTCGAACCAGTGCACCATCGAAGCGCTGCTCTCGACTGCCTTCACCGATGCGAAGACGCTGACGAAGAACGGTGAGTCATTCCAGGAGATCGTCGATGCGAACTTCACGGACGTCGCCGAAAAGCAGCGTCTGGGCAAGGCTGAAGTGCCTGATATTCCGCTGCTGGTCAACCACAGCCGCCTCGACGACGTCATCTCATTCGATCAGGGCAAGGAGCTCGCGTCGACCTGGTGCCGCGCCGGACACAAGGTCGCGTTCGAGGACAACCTCGGCCCCACACACATCGGCGGCTACGTCGCCGCGCTGCCCCGGGTCGAGACCTTCACCAGTCGCACTTTCGCGGGCAAAGCTCCCCTCGACAGCTGCTGGAGACTGTAA